From Centropristis striata isolate RG_2023a ecotype Rhode Island chromosome 16, C.striata_1.0, whole genome shotgun sequence, a single genomic window includes:
- the marcksl1a gene encoding MARCKS-related protein 1-A — translation MGSQASKGGVAVEGKAAADPAAAKANGQENGHVKTNGDVSAKPDGEVAAADGNGTAEPAKEGENGTGDAIEPAPAAEGEAAKAEGEAAKEGKKKKKFSLKNSFKFKGISLKKNKKGSEEGKEEATSPTTEDKPEENGHAAKETKEETPAAEAKEEEAAEAAAAPAAEAAPEGETKAAEEAPPTEAAPAEEAAAPTPDTTPAASEGEAKAE, via the exons atgggaTCCCAGGCATCCAAGGGTGGAGTAGCTGTGGAGGGGAAAGCCGCTGCCGACCCTGCTGCAGCCAAAGCCAACGGCCAG GAGAACGGCCATGTCAAAACCAATGGTGATGTTTCAGCCAAGCCCGACGGGGAAGTGGCTGCTGCTGATGGAAATGGAACAGCCGAACCAGCCAAGGAGGGCGAAAACGGCACAGGGGATGCCATCGAGCCCGCTCCCGCAGCCGAGGGCGAGGCCGCCAAGGCAGAAGGCGAGGCCGCCAAGGAgggcaagaagaagaagaagttctcCCTGAAGAACTCCTTCAAGTTCAAGGGCATCTCGCTGAAAAAGAACAAGAAGGGCAGCGAGGAGGGCAAGGAGGAAGCCACCTCCCCTACAACTGAGGACAAGCCCGAGGAGAACGGCCACGCAGCCAAGGAAACCAAAGAGGAGACGCCGGCCGCCGAGGCCAAAGAGGAGGAGGCGGCGGAGGCCGCCGCTGCCCCTGCTGCCGAGGCCGCACCCGAGGGAGAGACCAAGGCGGCGGAGGAGGCCCCACCCACAGAGGCTGCCCCCGCTGAGGAGGCCGCCGCCCCCACCCCGGACACGACACCTGCAGCCTCTGAGGGCGAGGCCAAGGCAGAGTGA
- the LOC131988763 gene encoding gap junction beta-4 protein-like has protein sequence MIGALESISRASAAAVMNWSGLESLLSGVNKYSTAFGRIWLSMVFVFRVMVFVVAAQRVWGDESKDFVCNTRQPGCTNICYDHIFPISHIRLWALQLIFVTCPSLMVMAHVKYREGKDQKYVELHQGSHLYANPGKKRGGLWWTYLLSLVFKAGFDMSFLYILYRIYHGYDLPRLSKCSLDPCPNTVDCFISRPTEKKIFMLFMVVSSALCIFMCICEMVYLIGKRIAKFFRVRQDNQRLLFAEQHELTNMAPPRSQCHRRDPTLSDSQLSLNKREKIREGGMTTTL, from the exons ATGATT GGTGCACTTGAGTCTATCAGCCGGGCCAGTgcagcagcagtgatgaactggtcGGGGCTAGAGAGTCTGCTAAGTGGAGTGAATAAATACTCCACAGCGTTCGGGAGGATCTGGTTGTCCATGGTGTTTGTGTTCCGGGTCATGGTGTTTGTGGTGGCGGCGCAGAGGGTTTGGGGCGACGAGAGCAAAGACTTTGTGTGCAATACTCGACag CCTGGCTGCACCAACATCTGCTATGACCAcatcttccccatctcccaCATCCGTCTGTGGGCGCTGCAGCTGATTTTTGTCACCTGTCCGTCTCTGATGGTGATGGCTCACGTTAAATACCGCGAAGGGAAGGACCAGAAGTACGTGGAGCTGCACCAAGGCTCTCACCTGTACGCCAACCCTGGGAAGAAGAGAGGGGGGCTGTGGTGGACCTATCTGCTAAGTTTGGTCTTCAAAGCTGGATTCGACATGTCGTTTCTTTACATTCTCTACCGGATATACCACGGATATGACCTGCCCAG GTTATCCAAGTGTTCTCTGGACCCGTGCCCCAACACTGTGGACTGCTTCATCAGTCGTCCGACAGAGAAAAAGATCTTCATGTTGTTCATGGTTGTGTCCAGCGCACTGTGCATCTTCATGTGTATCTGCGAGATGGTTTATCTCATCGGCAAGCGCATCGCCAAATTTTTTAGGGTCCGCCAAGACAACCAGAGGCTCCTGTTCGCTGAGCAGCACGAGCTCACCAACATGGCCCCGCCCAGGTCCCAGTGTCACAGGAGGGACCCCACGCTGTCAGACAGCCAGCTGAGCTTAAACAAGAGGGAGAAGATCAGAGAAGGTGGTATGACTACCACCTTGTAG